From one Candidatus Goldiibacteriota bacterium genomic stretch:
- a CDS encoding tetratricopeptide repeat protein, translating into MFFLFIFSSSYANDPFQQANLHLSKGEYEEALKIYRIIKKTYPNSDWEKKAYLSTASAYEKQGKLSDAIEEHLKIIKKYPGKSEAEDALLSCARIKTVLKDNNGALAFYKEYHNSFARGEQRSLAYFNMASIYREAGNPNAALKVYNEIINNYPEDVWIHGWAAIYSGDIYAARKEYDKAVETYSKTIKSKENAFLAGLSELHKGQAFIEKKDYDNAEETFQKLLKQTSLFTEEALIGLGRAQMESGEPALAKEVFQSVGDLFPASVWKVYADKKITEIDELLKKKK; encoded by the coding sequence ATGTTTTTTTTGTTTATATTCTCTTCTTCTTATGCAAACGATCCTTTTCAACAGGCGAATCTGCATCTGTCTAAAGGAGAATATGAAGAGGCCCTTAAGATTTACAGGATTATAAAAAAAACATATCCCAATTCAGACTGGGAAAAAAAAGCTTATCTGTCGACAGCTTCAGCCTATGAAAAACAAGGGAAATTATCTGACGCAATAGAAGAACACCTTAAAATAATAAAAAAGTATCCCGGTAAATCAGAAGCGGAAGACGCGTTATTATCATGCGCGCGTATTAAAACAGTATTAAAAGATAACAACGGCGCCCTTGCTTTCTATAAAGAATATCACAACAGCTTCGCTCGCGGGGAACAGCGGTCATTGGCTTATTTCAACATGGCTTCAATTTACAGGGAAGCCGGCAATCCAAACGCGGCGCTGAAAGTTTATAACGAAATAATTAATAATTACCCCGAAGATGTCTGGATTCACGGCTGGGCCGCCATTTATTCGGGTGACATTTACGCGGCGCGCAAAGAATACGATAAAGCCGTGGAAACATATTCCAAAACCATTAAAAGCAAAGAAAACGCCTTTCTTGCAGGGCTGTCAGAACTTCATAAAGGGCAGGCATTTATTGAGAAAAAAGATTACGATAACGCGGAAGAGACCTTTCAGAAGCTGCTTAAACAGACAAGCCTTTTTACGGAAGAAGCCCTTATAGGGCTTGGCCGCGCGCAGATGGAAAGCGGGGAACCCGCGCTTGCAAAAGAGGTCTTTCAGTCTGTGGGCGACCTTTTCCCGGCTTCTGTCTGGAAAGTTTACGCGGATAAAAAAATCACAGAGATTGATGAACTTTTAAAGAAGAAAAAATAG